A single region of the Salvia miltiorrhiza cultivar Shanhuang (shh) chromosome 8, IMPLAD_Smil_shh, whole genome shotgun sequence genome encodes:
- the LOC130997327 gene encoding protein LEAD-SENSITIVE 1-like isoform X2 — protein MGLLSNRVERNEIKPGDHIYTYRAVFAYSHHGIFVGSSKVVHFTRVATSSTSNHEAHSVTEACPTFPDCGLRQPGSGVVLSCIDCFLNNGSLYSFEYGVSPSVFLAKVRGGTCTTAASDPSETVIHRAMHLFRNGFGNYDVFQNNCEDFALYCKTGLLTVERLGVGRSGQASSVIGAPLAALLSSPLKLLMPSPVGVATMTAGMYCISRYATDIGVRSDVVKVSVEELSINLGWGSDQENVVSNSQQIR, from the exons ATGGGTTTGCTCTCCAACAGAGTGGAGCGGAATGAGATCAAGCCAGGGGATCACATCTACACTTACAGAGCAGTCTTTGCATACTCTCATCATG GTATCTTTGTCGGAAGCAGCAAAGTGGTTCATTTCACGCGTGTTGCGACCTCTTCCACGTCCAACCACGAAGCACACAGCGTGACTGAAGCGTGTCCGACCTTTCCTGACTGCGGTCTGAGGCAGCCAGGCAGCGGGGTTGTCCTCTCTTGCATCGACTGCTTCCTCAACAACGGCTCCCTTTATTCCTTTGAGTACGGAGTGAGCCCATCCGTTTTCCTTGCTAAAGTACGTGGAGGCACGTGCACGACTGCAGCATCAGATCCGTCCGAGACAGTCATTCACCGGGCAATGCATCTATTCCGGAATGGATTTGGGAACTACGATGTGTTCCAGAACAACTGTGAGGATTTCGCCCTGTACTGCAAGACGGGGCTCCTCACAGTTGAGCGCCTAGGCGTGGGAAGAAGCGGACAGGCTTCTTCCGTCATTGGTGCGCCGTTGGCAGCTCTTCTCTCGTCCCCTCTCAAGCTACTGATGCCAAGCCCCGTCGGGGTGGCTACGATGACAGCAGGGATGTACTGCATTAGTAGATATGCAACTGACATCGGTGTCCGATCCGACGTTGTCAAGGTCTCTGTGGAGGAATTGTCTATCAACCTTGGTTGGGGAAGTGATCAAGAAAATGTGGTCTCTAACAGCCAACAAATCAGGTGA
- the LOC130997327 gene encoding protein LEAD-SENSITIVE 1-like isoform X1: protein MGLLSNRVERNEIKPGDHIYTYRAVFAYSHHGFIFCIFVGSSKVVHFTRVATSSTSNHEAHSVTEACPTFPDCGLRQPGSGVVLSCIDCFLNNGSLYSFEYGVSPSVFLAKVRGGTCTTAASDPSETVIHRAMHLFRNGFGNYDVFQNNCEDFALYCKTGLLTVERLGVGRSGQASSVIGAPLAALLSSPLKLLMPSPVGVATMTAGMYCISRYATDIGVRSDVVKVSVEELSINLGWGSDQENVVSNSQQIR from the exons ATGGGTTTGCTCTCCAACAGAGTGGAGCGGAATGAGATCAAGCCAGGGGATCACATCTACACTTACAGAGCAGTCTTTGCATACTCTCATCATGGTTTCATCTTCT GTATCTTTGTCGGAAGCAGCAAAGTGGTTCATTTCACGCGTGTTGCGACCTCTTCCACGTCCAACCACGAAGCACACAGCGTGACTGAAGCGTGTCCGACCTTTCCTGACTGCGGTCTGAGGCAGCCAGGCAGCGGGGTTGTCCTCTCTTGCATCGACTGCTTCCTCAACAACGGCTCCCTTTATTCCTTTGAGTACGGAGTGAGCCCATCCGTTTTCCTTGCTAAAGTACGTGGAGGCACGTGCACGACTGCAGCATCAGATCCGTCCGAGACAGTCATTCACCGGGCAATGCATCTATTCCGGAATGGATTTGGGAACTACGATGTGTTCCAGAACAACTGTGAGGATTTCGCCCTGTACTGCAAGACGGGGCTCCTCACAGTTGAGCGCCTAGGCGTGGGAAGAAGCGGACAGGCTTCTTCCGTCATTGGTGCGCCGTTGGCAGCTCTTCTCTCGTCCCCTCTCAAGCTACTGATGCCAAGCCCCGTCGGGGTGGCTACGATGACAGCAGGGATGTACTGCATTAGTAGATATGCAACTGACATCGGTGTCCGATCCGACGTTGTCAAGGTCTCTGTGGAGGAATTGTCTATCAACCTTGGTTGGGGAAGTGATCAAGAAAATGTGGTCTCTAACAGCCAACAAATCAGGTGA